In the genome of Podospora pseudocomata strain CBS 415.72m chromosome 7, whole genome shotgun sequence, the window TCTTCCGCATCACGGACCTGATCGCTCACCGTCCGTGATTGTTCCCGCGTTAGTTCCCAGGGGCGGTAGAGCTGCAAAAAATGTTAGCTTTATGTACCCCATCTCACCCCACAACCAAAGGTTGAAAAACTCACAATCCTCGGATAactcctcgtcatcaaacacctcgccctctccatcctaTCCTCATGCCTCGCATGCATACTcttctcatccacctcaatctgattcatcatcctctccctcctccccctctccaacctctcccgcctgtgcttctcatcctccacctcctgccTCTGCACCCTCTCATGCTGCCTCCGCTCGATATCCTGCCTCCGTTTATGCAAATTACTACCTTCCCTCGTCTGCCCGCTCAAAGTCCCCAAAATCCCACCAAACAGCCTCTGGCCGCGCTTGCGCTCTTCCTGGGTGACTGacttttttggtggtggggccaGCGGTTCCTGCGGTAGCGGGGCCGGTTGGCGGTAGCTGTCTCTTCTTGGGTAAGAAGAGTTGGGATGTCTTTGGTGGAATGGACTGCGGGATCGGTTGTCATAACCTAGAGGGTCTCCTTGGTGAGGATGTCCCCTGTAATCATCATGGTAGTCTGGCAAGTCGTCGACACGTGAGCGCTTGGCTTCTGcgttggagggtggtgggctgggggAGGCTTTTCGCTTGTTCCTGTTACTCGAGGGGAAttcttcaagttcggccATTGGACTTGATTTCTGAATGTTTGGTTGACATATAAAATTGTGAGGTGTCGCGCGCACGCGAAATGGAAGTTGGGGAAACAGGGACGATCACCTGTTCACTCGGCGCTGTCCACTTGATGCTCCGGTGTTGTCGCAACAGCAGCGAAAGAAACAAGATCGCGATCAACTTGCCCAGCAGAGCTCGTGATATAGACTATGATCACCTCGacaaaaaaataaataaagAAAAGAAAGTGGAAACACACAACCCCCAGCAACCACGAGGGGGGATGAGAATCACAGGCTGGAAACCCCACGGCTTGTCCCTGAAGCTTAGCTCCAGGTTTTCTCCACAGAAGCAATGCAGTGCTAATTTGTGGAGAATGGAGAAGcaagcaaggcaaggcaaggcaaggcaaggcaaggctgGGCCACTGTGAACAAATGCGCCACACTGTGTTGCGCTCGCCTGCCGAGGCTGATAAATTACAACCTTTTCTACTGAAATCGTCGCGTATCTTTACCGCGTCCGACTATTTGCCTGCCACTTTAACGACGGCAACCTCTACCTCCCACAATTCTCTCCAGACAACCCTCATACACCCCGAACAAACCCACCGCGACCATGTCCCGCCACCACCCGTacgtcccctccccatcccccccaacccggctaaccccccctccagaGACCTAGTAATGTGCCGCAAACAACCCGGCATAGCCATCGGCCGCCTCTGCGACAAGTGCGACGGCAAGTGCCCCGTCTGCGACTCCTACGTCCgacccaccaccctcgtccGCATCTGCGACGAGTGCTCCTTCGGCAACTACCAAAACAAGTGCGTCGTctgcggcggcgagggcatCTCGGACGCCTTCTACTGCTTCGAGTGCACCCGCCTCGAAAAGGACCGGGACGGGTGCCCAAAGATTATCAACCTGGGGAGTTCGAGGACTGATGTACGTTTCCCCCCTTACGCTCTATATATGGCGGCATGGATACTAATGTCTTTTGTAAACAGCTGTTTTaccaaaagaaaacgaaTCGGACGGGGTTCTAGTAGGGTGGTGCCCTGGGCTGGGCGGTTTTATTTTTTGATACTACCATGCATGATATTTTGCGTTGCGGTGAGGATTGATGTCATCTAGATGTGGCTtcaaggagaggagaagaagagcatAGAAACGGCGTTCATGGCGTTTGGGagcaaagagaaaaaagaaacggACATTTGTCATTATATACCCCTTGCGAGCGTGGGAGGACATATATTCTGTCATGAATAAACACAATGCAGATTTCAAGTCCAATGAGTACCCAAGCGGAATacttttgttctttttgtctTCTCCTCTCTGCGCTATACTAGTCTTATACTGAAAACTgatattcttcttcttttttctcatctccatcatgaTGATGCAACAAGTCTTGCGAAAATACAACGTGCATAACAAGGAAAACAAATTAAGTGGGTAAAAACAAGACCGGAAGAGAGCGCCCCAGCTCGCGATGCAAAGAAGAATCACAACACAACATGATATACAGCCCACAACCCATTAACGGGATACAGCCACATGCCCGCAAGTCACTCAGATATAGCTGACCTTGGTCCCCATCCCCGCCGTGGCAGCCACCTTCCCCCAAGCAACCCCCACCAgcctcatcaccctctccctcgtcctcttcctcccaaacacaaccaccaacccaatAATAAACGCCAAAAACCTATACATCGCAAACGGGTTCATCTGCCACGCCTTGGCAAACtgatccaccacccccttcaaattccccaacaccaccgtcgcCCTACTGGCCAACGTCATGGTCCCCTCACtatccctcctcgccttcccccCCGAAGGACCCCCCACCGGCATCTTCGCCCccgcaccaccccccttcttgaTACTACTAGGCGGCACCTTTGCCAgaccccccttcctcttcttcaccccaccaccaccactactcgTACTACTGCCCCCATCATCCAGcccaaaatccccctccgtcaccccgcccttcccctttgtcttgctcttccccgcaatcctctccttcctctccttctcctccctctccctcctcaccctctcctcctcaagcctcttcctttccctctcttcattctccgccctcaacctcctcgcctcctcaatATCCCTCTTGATCCTctcctcattctccttcctcttcagctcctcaattctctcaaactccttttgctcctcctgcagACTATCAAGCGCCTGCAGGAACGCCTCGCGACGCTCCTCGTCCAGGACGGGGGAGACAGAGATGAATTCCTTGGCGTAGACCCACTCCTGGTTGCGCGGGAGGACGTGCAGGGTGTATAGTTCCAAAAGTTTGAGGCGGGAGGCCAAATCCCGCGGGGTGTCGGTGCCGTTGCCTCCATTGCGGGAGATGACGCTGTTGGAGCGCTCgcggaggtggggaggacgGGAGCTGGACCGGGAGAAGTCTGCCgatgtgggaaggggggaagggggagaggagaggtagGTTTCTAGGCGGGTTTGGgtgtgggtttgggttttggcgtGGGCTAGGAGGAGGGTTGCTCTGCAATGGGGTGGTTAGTTATTCGTCGGGAGCGAAAGGTGGGGGGACATACAAGTTGATTACCACATCAGCGTCAACATCGCCTTCTACCCCGTGATAACCATTCTttaccacctcctcccaaatcTCCCCATTCTTGACTTTGTGGCACAAGGCGCGCCACTCGGCCGTCCCAAAGGCGGCTTTACCCTCTTCGGAATCGAGCTCGAGGATCGCGTTGAGGATGGTCAGGTACAAGGACCATACTTTGATGCGGGAAGACCGGGAAGCTTTCACTGCCGGGGCTGGGTCGaaggggctgttggggtcGTTTTCGGtttgggggacgggggagacCAGAGGGAGAACGGTGGAGAGGGCTTCTGGCAGACGACGCGTGAGGAAGAGAGTAGAGGCTTGTCGGTAGGTCTTTGTGATgtgcgaggaggaagaggtgggcCGGGGGGAGTTCATGGAcgaggaaagggaggagatgcTTGAGGTCATGAGGTTGgtgccgttgctgttgccgtTGGGCTCGGAGCTGACAACAGATGAccggttggaggagggcgccATGGTGGGAAACTGCGCGCGGGTGTGTTGTGCAGAGTTGTCAAAGTGTCaaaatgtgtgtgtgtgtgtgtgtgtgtgtgtatcgCGACCACAGTAAAGTGTCGTCGaattgggaggttgggggcTGAGGATGGACCTGAACCAGGTTATCAAAAAACACGCGCTGTGGCTGGCTGAGGTGGGCGCGGGCAGTCCAGCAACGGTGGTAGGTGGTGTGTGATTTGACTTTTTGGCTGTTTTTAGTGCAGACTGGAGGCCATCGTGGTGTTTCTTCAGACGTTTTCTGATCTCTGTCCGTCCAGTCCAGCGCAAGCGGAGAAGCAGGAACATGTGCCCCCGGTGAACTtagggtggtggtcgttCAAAGCCGTGCGCTCCGTAATTTGCAATTGGCCGGGCTTCCTTTCTGCTGCTGGTCACCCCCGAGCCTCGGCTATCGGTGTGCAGCTTGGCCTGTGTCTTTTTGTGGCCGCGTCGCATCAAGAGCGACCAATTAATTGGTGGGGAAGCCTGTTCGCTGGTTGCGGTAGAAAGCGACTTGGGTCTCCCGGCAAAAATGGCATGATGGACCAAGTCTCGTGCTATCTTGCCTGAACCTCCAGATGCTCGTCCTGCTCGCTTCAGCACGTGCAAAAagctcgacatcatcaccagacCCTCAGAAGTGTTAAGCTTCGCATTAAGCTAATCTGCAGGCCCGTCATTGCCATCGTGGCCATATCTCTATGGTCATGGCCGTTTTATAACAGTCGACGGGAACATTGCGTCTTCTTGGTTTGCAGGTAGGAAGTGGGATGGGTAGACCTTGAAGGGGAAGAACAGGCGGGTTATCTCCTCCGGGGATGTCACCAGACGACAAGCGGTGTGCCATGCGGCAGTTCTTGTCAGTTCATGATGGGTTTTTTTATCAAAAGCTATGTGAAGAACATTTCAAGATGACTGTAAATTCTCGTCACTTCCAAGTGCCCTTTACCTTCACTCCTTTGAGTTATGTTTAACCGTCCAAGATAATCTGTTACATAGACTTCAAAGTCATTATTTTCATCTGATCTCAAGAATTTCAGCCCCGCAACCGAGATCCGGGGAACGGTGGTGGATCCGGAGTGCCAAGATCAAATTCTCGGACGACATTTGCCGTGTTTCTAGGCCAATGGATCCGGGGCCAAGTTTCTATTTTCTTTCCCCGGGCCTTAGGGGGATCGGGCACTTTTCATCTGTGAAGAGCTGTATCCTGGGCACATACTCAAAATTAACTTCAAATAAGAGAGAAAGGCTGTTCAAACAGACCCCAAGtacaccaagaacaaggtgGTTTGGTTGCACACCTCATCTCCTATTCTTTAAGTGAGTGTTTTAATTCCCTTCTGAGTCCAAACTGGGAACAGCATCTGTATTACAAGCTGTTGAGTATGAAAAGGCGAACAAATGTACTCAACGAATGGAAGTGCTGAAGGTGGCTAGATATACATGAGGCCTGTCAAAAGCATGGTGGTAAGCAAAGCAGAGAAAGGGAAGAACAGAGGTAATGGAACAAGGTTGCTAAGCTTCCGCAAGCATTTAAACAAAAACGGGAAACCTCTCGCACCTACAAGCAACACATGCCGCCATGTGTCAAGGCTGCTCCTTCTCGCCAACTGCCTTCTCGTCTACTGTTATCTTGTGACTATTTCCCAATATGTTCATATCCATCGTTgagccatcaccaccatcaaacaacgacaacaagcTGCAACGATGATGAGCGAGCAGGAACGGAGCAGGCATCTCGAGCCCTAGCAAAGAACACGATCATGTATATTATTAtaccaacaaaccccctcctcaagtCGGTCCCATAGGCCCCATAAACGCCGGCGAAGTAGACGTATTCGTGAAGCTCCAATCAAAATCATCCATAAACACACTCCAGTCAAACCGTTGAAACGGATCCGCCAGTCCCAAATCCGCATTTGCCGTCGGTCTCGGTCCTTCATCTATTCAAACACCCTCGGTTAGCATCTCCTCATATTGTTCTTCTGTTTTTTGTCGTCCAAACTCACCAACTctctcaacccctcccacattCACATTGTTATTttccaccttcttccccccatcctcaccctcctccgtccccccAGGCccaatcacccccctcccactaTCCCTCGCATCCTCCAcatccctcttccacctcctcaagcaATCAAACGTCAAGCTCGCCCCCAGACGATGTGTATACACGCTCACCCCCGTCCTACACCAGTGATTCGACCTTTTTCTTATCTCCCAGTAACTTTCCAGCATGCTCGCACATCTCACATGCAAGTCCCCTTCTTGCACAGAACATATCCTCAGCGCTCTAATCGCTTCCTTGATCAGCGCGTCAACAGTGTCTGCCTGAAACCCCTTGGTATAAGAAGACAAATgaaccctcatcaccacgcAGATCGCTGACAAAAGAGTCCGAAACACAAAGTGAGGAGCGTAGTGCAGGAAGGCTGTTTCCCGGTGTAGTCTCGAGGCCGCTTGGTGGATAAGGGATTCGGCCGTGGTGTAGCATTTGATGAGGTTCCTTTTGAGGAGTTCGGGGCTGTAGCCGGGCAAAGGCATGAAGTAATAAGTTTGGATCTCGAGGAGGGTAGACAAAAGGGTGAAATGGTCGAGGTCTGTTACCTGTTAGCTTTGTGTCGTTGACACCACCACATACAGCGAAAACTGCGTACCTGAGTTGTCTGGATACAACAGCCTCTGAACCTTGGtgtactcctcctccatgtaCGCCACCAAGTGATGACTCACCCCCTGAGCTTCCTCCAGCGAAGCACACATGGTCCTGCTCACCCGATTCGCAAACCGCGCTGTTTCCAAATGCAGGTAAAAATACCTGGGTAGTGGAAACTGACTGCTGCCATCGAGCAACTGGTCGACTGTCTTGTTGAACAATGAACTAGCTGATGGGCAGCCCATGTATGCCGACACCCGATGAGAGATGATGGCACATCCCGCCCAAGTAAAAGTAGCCTCTTCGTCTGTCGTGTCATTCACCTCGGTGGCATGCTTGAACTCCGAATGGGTTCCCCTGCCGGTATGAAGCCCCATCAAGAAGGACGAGTTCATGGCTATCCCTGCAAAGATCATTGATGGATCAGACAAAAACCTGATTGTGGGAAAGGGCCATGTTGCTAGCAGCAAGACAGCGTTGATGACTGATAGATCTAGTGGCGGTTGTGAGATGGCGCTCCATATTTGTGGCAGTAGGGAGTCGATCAGAAACCGAAAGGCGGTGTCGTCCCGGGAGAACCGGCGGCAGGCGGTCATAATGATGGCCCAAAAGAGGACCTGCCCTCGTCGGTAGCATGCATTTGGGTCTTTGGTGCGAACTATTGGGAGGTAGGGGTGGAAGTGCTCAAAGTACTTTTCAAAGTAGTAGTCTATGTCTTCCCCTGAAAAGACTCGAGACCCGAGTGCCCTTGGCTCGGCAGGGTGCTGAGTGTGGCAAGTTGTCGACGGAACATTGCTACCTGCTGGTgtaagtggtggtggtacaaCAGCATTTTCGCTAGAGGCTGAGCAGAGCCTGGGCCGACCGAAGACGGTGCTGCTACTGGCGTTACTGGCACTGATACTGGTGGTTGACAGAGACGGTATATAACTGGGCTCGGTGGAAATAGACTGGGCTCGTaggtggagatgggagggttggtgatgctggtgaaGATCAAGAATTGGGCGAGGAGCTACCACAGCGTCCTTGATATTCTGCACTTCAACAGCCAGTTCTTCTAGTTTACTGTGTGAGTGAATGCCGATGGTTAGTCTTGGATACTAAGCTGAGTCGAAATTCATGttacctcctcctcgacgtcCGCTTATGACTTTTATCCACCACGCATTGGAGCTCGAGCTTGGAGCATCGTAGACATGGCTGGCCCGAGGCAGAGCTGGCATTACAGCGCACTTTGGCATCCCGGCACCGCACACAGGCGGTATTGCGTCTTATGCGTGCGTGTTCAGTGATCTCACTTGGGCGTGTCAGTCCCGGAATGTCTCGGGTGTTTTCGGGAA includes:
- a CDS encoding hypothetical protein (EggNog:ENOG503P0E6; COG:S), whose protein sequence is MTACRRFSRDDTAFRFLIDSLLPQIWSAISQPPLDLSVINAVLLLATWPFPTIRFLSDPSMIFAGIAMNSSFLMGLHTGRGTHSEFKHATEVNDTTDEEATFTWAGCAIISHRVSAYMGCPSASSLFNKTVDQLLDGSSQFPLPRYFYLHLETARFANRVSRTMCASLEEAQGVSHHLVAYMEEEYTKVQRLLYPDNSDLDHFTLLSTLLEIQTYYFMPLPGYSPELLKRNLIKCYTTAESLIHQAASRLHRETAFLHYAPHFVFRTLLSAICVVMRVHLSSYTKGFQADTVDALIKEAIRALRICSVQEGDLHVRCASMLESYWEIRKRSNHWCRTGVSVYTHRLGASLTFDCLRRWKRDVEDARDSGRGVIGPGGTEEGEDGGKKVENNNVNVGGVERVDEGPRPTANADLGLADPFQRFDWSVFMDDFDWSFTNTSTSPAFMGPMGPT
- a CDS encoding hypothetical protein (COG:U; EggNog:ENOG503P0AK) is translated as MAPSSNRSSVVSSEPNGNSNGTNLMTSSISSLSSSMNSPRPTSSSSHITKTYRQASTLFLTRRLPEALSTVLPLVSPVPQTENDPNSPFDPAPAVKASRSSRIKVWSLYLTILNAILELDSEEGKAAFGTAEWRALCHKVKNGEIWEEVVKNGYHGVEGDVDADVVINLATLLLAHAKTQTHTQTRLETYLSSPPSPLPTSADFSRSSSRPPHLRERSNSVISRNGGNGTDTPRDLASRLKLLELYTLHVLPRNQEWVYAKEFISVSPVLDEERREAFLQALDSLQEEQKEFERIEELKRKENEERIKRDIEEARRLRAENEERERKRLEEERVRREREEKERKERIAGKSKTKGKGGVTEGDFGLDDGGSSTSSGGGGVKKRKGGLAKVPPSSIKKGGGAGAKMPVGGPSGGKARRDSEGTMTLASRATVVLGNLKGVVDQFAKAWQMNPFAMYRFLAFIIGLVVVFGRKRTRERVMRLVGVAWGKVAATAGMGTKVSYI
- a CDS encoding hypothetical protein (COG:S; EggNog:ENOG503P3YQ); translated protein: MAELEEFPSSNRNKRKASPSPPPSNAEAKRSRVDDLPDYHDDYRGHPHQGDPLGYDNRSRSPFHQRHPNSSYPRRDSYRQPAPLPQEPLAPPPKKSVTQEERKRGQRLFGGILGTLSGQTREGSNLHKRRQDIERRQHERVQRQEVEDEKHRRERLERGRRERMMNQIEVDEKSMHARHEDRMERARCLMTRSYPRILYRPWELTREQSRTVSDQVRDAEDRIDRELAVWKRERERRYRELGAPVPAPVRPREDDHRREPAHTRKEDGRRERDRPREPAPISENDSGDDGRQQQDSLPKDTQMEVDDHQPKKNEQVQEKEKDSEQKRRSSDQHHDEVMVQDAEDTVIY
- the ini1 gene encoding Pre-mRNA-splicing factor ini1 (BUSCO:EOG09265DWT; EggNog:ENOG503P2QV; COG:S), coding for MSRHHPDLVMCRKQPGIAIGRLCDKCDGKCPVCDSYVRPTTLVRICDECSFGNYQNKCVVCGGEGISDAFYCFECTRLEKDRDGCPKIINLGSSRTDLFYQKKTNRTGF